The genome window TACTTGTTCCTGTTAAGTTATCATGTTCTAGGGCATTTCCTGCTGTTACCTTTTCAACTTGAATTTTTAAATTTTCAAGAGAACTTGCTACATGTCCCAAAGCATCATTATATTTTTCAACAATTTTTTTCACTGGAGTTGAGATGTTTAATTCATTTGAAAGCTTAACATTTTTTAGTAATTTATTATGATATTCTATACAAGCTGGTAATACTAAAGATTGAGCCATTTCAATAGCACAATTAACTTCAATTAATCTTTGTTTTACATATCTTTCTTGCTGAATTGCCAAACGGCTTAAAATATCTTCAGCATTAAAAACGCCTACTTCTTCCAGAAATTTTGTTTTATTTTTATCAGCTAATACAAGTAATGCTTCAGGAGTGTTTTTAAAATTTGAAAGTCCACGTTCAAAAGCATCATCTTGCCATTCTTGCGAATATCCGTTACCTTCAAAACGAATTTTTTTAGTGAAACTAATTACATCTTTTAATATTTTTAAAAGATCATTGTCTCCTACTGTTCCGTTAACTGCTACTTTTTCTAACTTTTTATTTAATTTTGCAAGCCCATCACATACTGCTGCATTTAATATTGCTGCTGGATAATTTATTGGAGCACTTGAACCAACAGCACGAAATTCAAATTTATTCCCAGTAAATGCAAATGGAGATGTTCTATTTCTATCAGTATTATCTTTAGCTACATCTTGTAGATGAGATACGCCGAGATCAATCATGACTTTTTCTGCATTTACTTTATCTACAGAACCAACTTCAATGGCATTTAAAATTTTGTCTAGATTATTTCCTAAGAAAATAGAAATTATTGCTGGTGGTGCTTCATTGGCTCCTAATCTATGATCATTTCCCGCAGAGGCAATAGATGCTCTTAGAACATCAGCATTTTCATAAATACCTAATAAAACTGAGCATAAAAATGTTAGAAAAACTAAATTCTCATGTGGAGTGGCTCCAGGATCTAATAAATTTCTTCCTGTAGAATCCATCATAGACCAATTCAAATGCTTTCCGCTTCCATTAACGCCTTCAAATGGTTTTTCATGTAATAAAGCAACAAATCCATGTTTTAAAGCAACACTTTTTAAACATTTCATAACAAGTTGATTATGATCTGCTGCAATATTTGAACTTTCATAAATAGGAGCAACTTCAAATTGACTTGGCGCAACTTCATTATGTCTCGTTTTTACTGGAACGCCTAATTTGTATAATTCAACTTCTAGTTCATTAAAAAAAGATTGAACTCTACTTGGGATATGCGCAAAGTAATGATCTTCAAGTTCTTGACCTTTAGGAGCTTTTCTTCCAAAAACAGCTCTTCCTGATAAATGCAGATCAATTCGTTTCATAGCGTGCCGTTTATCTATAATAAAAAACTCTTGTTCAGGACCTACTGAAACAGTAACGTGCGTAACTTTTTT of Pigmentibacter sp. JX0631 contains these proteins:
- a CDS encoding glutamine synthetase III, translated to MTDILPYYPLSFRKVNRPLNGDGKQSRVAEYFGTNVFDLRAMVKRLSSQDLETMSKVMKLGGKIDSALAERVASAAREWAMEKGATHYCHWFQPQTGATAEKHDAFLWFDKSGNPIERFTGPELLQSEPDASSFPSGGKRSTFEARGYTGWDPSSPMFIMETENGKTLYIPSVFVSYHGEALDFKTPLLRSNAAISAEATKTLNLIGEKKVTHVTVSVGPEQEFFIIDKRHAMKRIDLHLSGRAVFGRKAPKGQELEDHYFAHIPSRVQSFFNELEVELYKLGVPVKTRHNEVAPSQFEVAPIYESSNIAADHNQLVMKCLKSVALKHGFVALLHEKPFEGVNGSGKHLNWSMMDSTGRNLLDPGATPHENLVFLTFLCSVLLGIYENADVLRASIASAGNDHRLGANEAPPAIISIFLGNNLDKILNAIEVGSVDKVNAEKVMIDLGVSHLQDVAKDNTDRNRTSPFAFTGNKFEFRAVGSSAPINYPAAILNAAVCDGLAKLNKKLEKVAVNGTVGDNDLLKILKDVISFTKKIRFEGNGYSQEWQDDAFERGLSNFKNTPEALLVLADKNKTKFLEEVGVFNAEDILSRLAIQQERYVKQRLIEVNCAIEMAQSLVLPACIEYHNKLLKNVKLSNELNISTPVKKIVEKYNDALGHVASSLENLKIQVEKVTAGNALEHDNLTGTSKEIANNLIPKLDDLRNAVDNIEGMVPNELWPYPKYSDMIFSIE